The following nucleotide sequence is from Manis pentadactyla isolate mManPen7 chromosome 13, mManPen7.hap1, whole genome shotgun sequence.
ggaAGATAcactacaacagccaggctacatctacacctgcaagaacccagcacctcacaaagggggtaagatacaaactaCAGCCCAGCAGAACCCAAGCGtgcccttcaccccagctccctggtgggaggagaggagactgagcagggagggagtgggagcccaggactgctaaactcccagccctagtaatccacactgggagtggagacacacagtgtgtggtgtgcagaatactaaggaaacaggacagtaaaacctgtgagtaggtccccgcagctggtgcccctggaacaaaagagaagcaagggctttttgaaagtcttaaagggacaggagtctcacagctggatggaagcacaccagcacactcagcctagcagctgggaatcccggggaactccgggcaccctaaccaccaggtggcagcacagctctgaggcaccTCACTGCGATAAAGATCCTCCAGCCCATTCACCCTCCAGtgcggccccgccatagcagagcagaagcctgagacCTGCAATGCCCACAGCAGCTGTGGGCaagactcagaggccccatcCACATGCatctgtccagcacaagccactagggctCACCGTTCTCAAAGGAAGGAAAGGCGAGGGGCaatcaggaagggactttgttctctcagctgacacatgcaccaactgcctaagactacctctattgccatgaaaaggcagaagaatttgttaCAGACAACAATAaaccagacatcctcccctgagagggaacctgggagatagatttaaccaatcatcctgaaaaagaattcaaaataaaggtaataaccatgctgatggagctacagagaaaaatgcaagagctaacagataaagttgggagggataatacagaaataaaacaatctctggaaggacttaaaagcagaatggatgagggaCAAGAggttgttaatggaatagaaatcagagaacaggaatatagagaagctgatgcagagagagataaaaggatcttcaggaatgaaagaatattaagagaactgtgtgaccaatttcaaaaggaacaatatctgcattataggggtaccagaagaagaatagagagaaaaaatggatagaaagtgtctttgaagaagtaattgctgaaaacttccctaaactgggggaggaaatagtcactcagaccacagaagcacacagaaatcccaacacaagggacccaaggaagacaacaccaagacacataataattaaaatggcaaagatcaagggcaaggagagagtcttaaaggcagccagagagaaaaaaaggtaaactacaaaggaaaacacatcaggctatcatcagacttctcaacagaaacctcaaaggccagaagagaatgacatgatatacctaatgcaatgaaacagaagggccttgaaccaatgatactgtatccagcacgattttcatttaaatatgaaggagagatcaagcaattcccagacaagcaaaagttgagggaatttgcctcccacaaaccatctctacagggtattttagagggactgctctagatgggagaactcctaaggctaaatagatgtcaccagagaaaataaaatcacagaaagaaagcagatgacctaaatactaactaaaggcaaaaaataaaatcaactatgcacaaaagcagtcaaaggaaacacaaaagagcactaaataaaacacctagcatataaagaatggagcaagaggaataagaagggagagaaataaagaaacatcagaccatgtttataatagctcaataagcaagtaaagtcagacagtaagatagtaaagaagctaaccttgaacctttggtaaccacgaatctaaagcctgcaatggcaataagtacatctttcaataatcaccctaaatgtaaatggactgaatacaccaatcaaaagacacagagttatagaatggataaaaatcaagacccatctttatgctgctttcaagagactcacctcaaacccaaagacatgcacagactaaaagtcaaggggtggaaaataatatttcatgcaaacaacagggagaataaggcaggtgttacagtactagtatcagacaaaatagacttcaaaacaaagaaagtaacaagagataaagaaggacattacataatgataaagggctcagtcccacaagaagatataaccattataaatatatatgcatgcaatacaagagcaccaacatatgtgaaaaaaaatagtaacagaattaaaggagtaaatagaatgcaatgcattcattttgggagacttcaacatgccactcactccaaaggacagatccatcagacagaaaataagtaaggacacagaggcagtgaaaaacatactagaacagaaggacctaaaagacacctatagaactctacacccaaaagcaacaggatacacattcttcacaagtgcacatggaacattctctggaatagaccacatactaggccacaaaaggagccacagtaaattcaagaagactgaaattctaccaaccaacatctcagaccacaaaggtatgaaactagaaataaattgtacaaaaagagcaaaaagctcacaaacacatggaggcttaacaatatgctcctaaatcaatggatcaaagaccaaatcaaaatagatatcaaggaatatatggtaaaaaatgacaacaacaacacaaagccccaacttctttgggatgcagcaaaagcagttttaataggagagtacatagcaatccaggcatatttaaagaaggacgaacaatcccaaattaatagtctaaagtcacaattatcaaaattggaaaaagaagaacaaaccaggcctaaagtcagcagaaggagggatataataaagatcagagaagaaatgaataaaattgagaagaataaaacaatacaaaaatcaatgaaaccaagagctggttctttgagtaaataaacaaaataaataagcctctagccaaacttattaagagaaaaagagagtcaacacacatcaacagaaccagaaacgagaaagaaaaaatcatgacggatcccacagaaatacaaagaattattagaaaatactatgaaaatcaatATGCTTaccagctggaaaacctagaagaaatggacaacttcctagaaaaatacaaccttccaagactgacccaggaagaaacagaaaatctaagcagaccaattaccagcaaagaaatggaagcagtaaTAAGAAAAcgacccaagagcaaaacccccgggcctgatggatttacctcggaattttatcagacgtacagagaagacataatacccgttctccttaaatttttccaaaaatataagaggagggaatactcccaaactcattctatgaagccagcatcaccctaataccaaaaccaggcaaagaccctatcaaataagaaaattaccgaccaatatccctgatgaacgtagatgcaaaaatactcaataaaatattagcaaagcaaattcaaaaatacttcaagaggatcatacaccatgaccaagtgggaatcatctcaggaatgcaaggatggtataacatttgaaaatccatcaacatcatccaccacatcaacaaaaagaaggacaaaaatcacatgatcatctccatagatgctgaaaaagcatttgacaaaattcaacatccatttatgataaaaactctcaataaaatggctacagagggcaagtaccttgacataataaaggccatatatgaaaaacacacagccaacatcatactgaatagcaagaagctgaaagcttttcctctaagataaggaacaagacagggatgcccactctccccactgttattcaacatagtactggaggtcttagccatggcaattagacaaaacaaagaaacacaagatatccatattggtaaagaagaagtcaaactgtcactatttgcagatgacatgatattgtatataaaaaaccctaaaaactccactccaaaattactagaactaatatcagaattcagcaaagtggcaggatacaaaattaatacacagacatctgtggctttcctatacactaacaatgcactaatagaaagagaaatcaagaaaacaaatccattcacaattgcatcaaaaagaataaaatacctaggtataaacctaatgaaggaagtgaaaaaactataccatgaaaactacaaggcactcttaagagaaattaaagaggacactaacaaatggaaactcatcccatgctcttgtctaggaagaattaatattgtcaaaatggtcacgctgcccaaagcaatatacagatttgacacAGTCCTTATCAAACTGccaacagcattcatcaatgaacaggaacatattgttaaaaaattcatatggaaacacctaagaccccaaatagccaaaaatatCCTAAGATGGGAGTATAAAGAGGGGGGgaatatcactccccaacttcaagatctactacaaagccacagtaatgaagacaatttggtatttgcacaagaacagacccacagaccagtagaacagaatagagactccaaacataaacctgaacatatatggtcaactagtatattataaaggagccatgaacatacaatgggaaaatgacagcctcttcaatagttggtgttgacaaaactggacagctacatgtaagagaatgaaaatggatcattgtctaaccccatacacaaaattaaattcgaaatggatcaaagacctgaatgtaattcatgaaaccataaaactatcagaaaaaaatacagcaaaaatctcttggacataatcacgagtgacttcttcataaacatatttccccaggcaagggaaacaaaagcaaacatgaacaagtgggactatatcaagctgaaaagcttctgtatagcaaaggacatcttcaatagaacaaaagggtatcctacagtatgggagaatatattcataaatgacaaatccgataatgggttgacatccaaaatatacaaagagctcatacacctcaacaaacaaaaaataaataatccaattaaaaaatgggcagaggagctgaacagacagttctccaaagaagaaattcagatggccaacagacacaggaaaagatgctctacattgctagtgatcagagaaatgcaaattaaacccacaatgagatatcacctcacaccagtaaggatggccaccatccaaaagacaaacaacaacaaatgttggtgaggttgtgaagaaaggggaaccctcctacattgctggtgggaatgtaaattatttcaaccactgtggaaagcaatatggaggttcctcaaaaagctcgaaATAGAAacactatttgacccaggaattccacttctaggaatttaccctaagactaccgcagcccagtttgaaaaagaaaaatgcacccctatgtttattgcagcactatttacaatagccaagaaattgaagcaacctaagtgtccataagtagatgagtagataaagaagatgtggtacatatacacaatggtatattatttggcaataagaagaaaacagatcctaccattagcaacaacatggatggaactagagggtatatgctcagtgaaataagccaggtggagaaacacaagtaccaaatgatttcactcatatgtggagtataagaacaaagaaaaaactgaaggaacaaaacagcagcagaagcacagaacccaagaatggactaatagttaccaaagggaaagggactggggaggatgggtgggaagggagggataaggggagaaagggggcattacaattagcatgtataatatggggggaggcacggggagggctgtgcaacacatacagacaagtagtgactctacagcatcttactacactgatggacagtgactgtgatggggtttgttggggggagtTGGTGAgggcgggagtctagtaaacataatgttcctcatgtaattgtagattaatgataccaaaagaaaattttaggcaggaaaatagatttgAGCAGGGTGGTAATagaataaggccagtaagccCACTAAAAAGAACTCAAAGGGTTGagcagttaaaaatagaaagctcagaagaCCAGCAGCAACTTGCCTTGGAAtgttgaatactccccagataaggaaaagtatctcagcatagcctatatTTTTGTTGCATCAATTAGCACCTGCACTAAGGCCCAGCTTACtcaggaagaattctgtcttaaagctaaggTAACATTTCAATCAAACGGAAGGTGGCACAGACCACCTAGGAAGCAGGttagtcttgattgatatgcttccagacagaaacCGATATCCTAGAAAGGAATTAAAGCAGCAAATTTCTTGTGTTGAGTTgaaagaagaaacttaatgtcttatcaaagatgaacattctgggaccaTTTGGCAGGTCTGCACCTGGTCCTTTGTCACTTTCCTAAAAATCCTCAAACACCTATAAAACCacagaccctaaacccttagcACACCCCTCTCTCTGATGTTacccacactttctctctctttaagtaactttaaataaaactgttactgtgcttcactactgtgtctctgtacTTCAATTCTTCGTTGCAGTGGGGACAAAAACCAAGGAATATACACAACATTCCCTTAACACAAATAATAGTATAATTATGAATAATCTTGTATAAATTGATATGGTGTTcaaatttctatttgtttttccatgatgactaatgatattgaactTTAATTTTGAAAGGGTGATAGGGAAGAGACTGAGCAGAATACGTTATCTTCAGCCAATGACAGAATCATATTCAAGGTGCAGCTTACTATTTGGGTGTCCAGATAACTCTCAGGACATCATTCAAAATAAGAGATATTATTTTACTAACTTCAATGGTGAGGCAAATGCCACCACTGATTTCTCAGAGacagagaatgtcacaaacaatCCTTAGACATTACTTTGTATTCACACAATTTTACCTCCTTTTGTCTAATATTGGAGTTTTTATTCATAATCAGGATGCAGTTAGTTTGTGATGTGGCATATTTTTATCAAATGCCCTTTGGATAGGCTCTGCCTTCAtccttagggaaaaaaatgtagagCGATTTCCACGGTACTTGCCACATTTCCTTGTGACTTAAACATTTACAAACTCATTAGGTTATAGATTTTTCCCCCTGTCCAGTGATGGTATGTTTGTATAAAGTGATGAAcatggaattcaaaaatatattccgAAGTGGCAAACAAATATGTGAAAATCTTTCAAATTTACcatcaagaaaataataatttaaaacatcAAGCAGCAGTTTTTAGCTTTCTAGCTATTTTTAGCAGTAAAATACTTACAGGTTCTAATAGTAGTGTTCTCCATGAAGATGTGGAAATAGAGAAAAAGCCTTTCCTCCCACAGCAGATGTATTATGAAGTAGTGAGATGTTAGAGTTAATCAGTTTTCATTAGgttttaagagtttttaaatgttcatatgCACTCAAAGAGGGATTTTAATTGAAATTGAATATCCCTAAAATAACTAGGATATAAGTGAATATGTGAGGGGAgtttaacatttaatatttatgtaCTTAAGCTGAAACAATCTGTTTCAAGCAATAGGGAAGTCTCTATAAAATGGGTGTATGTTGACAAAATAACATTGCATAGTGACAAAATTGtattttctaagaaattttatGAACTTATTTCCTTAGCTTGTCATTCCCAaactgaaaccaaataaaaaaatcttttcacAGTTAATGTATTTGGAGAAGTTATTTCTAGGAACATGAGTGGCCACTGAGGTGAGTGAAACAATGTAGGAAGAACATCAATCCAGGCATGTTATTGATCAGGTTAGTGCTGTTGGCAAGAGGGGTATAATGTGACGGAGGACCCTCCCAGGAGCACTGACAGATGAGCCTTAGATGTATCTGTTGAAGATATGAAGAGGAGAGATTTCAGCTGCTCTTATTTCCCATTACTTCTCCAAGGTTAGCTCCCTCACAGTAGGTAAAAACTCTTCCCTACAGACACACCATAATTCAATGTTCCACAAATCATAGAACAGAAAACAAAGGGCACAAGATGCAGCCAAGAGGCTCTGTGAAGGTTCTCTGTGCTCAGCTGACCTTGAAATGACAGCTGGCACAGAGGAACTGGTCAACAGGATGCGAGGATGTGGAAGACATTGGCACACCTACAATCTCCTTGGCatcatttgtatttttagctGCCGCTCAGtgtatgaatttatttttgcAGAGAGTTCTGTGAATTGTAACATATGCATACACAATGGGGATGCAGAACAGTTCCATCACCACAAATGCTATTTCTTGGTGACCCTGTGTAGCCAGATCCTCTCCCTCAAATCACACCCTTGTTATCTACTGCTCTGTCTTTACCTGCATAAATTTGCCATTGAACCATGTCATATAGATTCAAATCACTTGtaaccttttcagactggctcctTCACTCATCACTATGCCTTTGAAATTTGTCTACCTTGTTGCATGTACCAACAGTTTATTATttctattgctgaatagtatttcagtatatatatgtaggtaaaattgtaatatttctagaTTCTCTCACCTAGCCTGagggcatctccatatcagtaggtgattacaggtgggaggagggcatatctggacaggagaggttgggtgaggTACCTTTTTGCAGGCAGGTCACCAACGATATAGGAGAACAGCAGTGATATAAGAGGTATCTAATAATGTTAAAAGAATTTGcataaatcaaataatttgatACACATTAGCAGGTAAGAGACTTAcggatattttacatatttataactTTGGTATCATTTTTTCACCCAAAATTTTGCTAAGGGCCACCTTCATGTCCTTGTTTCTGAAACTATAAATGACAGGATTCAGGCTGGGAGGTAACAGAGAGTATAACACAGACAAAAAGAGGTTCAGTGATGTTGAGGCTTTTGAGGTTGAACCTAAATATGCAATAAATCCAGAAGACAGAAACAAGGTCACCACAGTGAGATGGGGCATGCAGGTGGAGAAGGTTTTAAACCTGCCTTGTGCAGAAGGAATCCTAAGGACAGTGGAGAAAATATAAACATAGGAGAcaaccaacaaaatgaaacacagaaaaacaaaacaacagctaaAAATCAGGAACACATGTTCTAGAATTTGCTCTCCAGAGCAAGAAAGCGCAAGCAGTGAGGGAACATCACAGAAGAACTGGTGCACAATGTTCGGCCCACAGAAGAGAACAGAGAAGGTTCCTGCGGCATGAAGGGATCCGTAGCCGCACCCACTAACCCAGGATGCCGTCACCATCTGCACACAGGCGCCTCTGCTCATGACGGTCTCGTAGTGCAGAGGGCGGCAGATGGCAGCATGGCGATCATAGGACATCACCAGGAGGAGGGCAAACTCCGTGCCAGCAAAACAAATTAGGAGGAAAACCTGTGCAGCACATCCCACGAAGGAGATGGAGTGGCTGCCGGCCAGAGAGTTCAGGAGGGATTTGGGCACAGTGACAGAGAGATAGCAGATGTCAATCAAGGACagattcttcaggaagaagtacatgggggatCGGAGACGCTGGTCCATGGTGGTGAGGGTGATAATGAGGAGGTTCCCCATCAGGGCTGCCAGGTAAATGAGGAAGAAGAGTGCGGCACATAGGCTCTGGAGCCCCTGGGCATCAGGGAATCCCATGAGCAAGAATTCTGTTACGTTGTTCCTGGTGCCCGATGTCTCAGCCATGCTGATTCTTatctacaaagaaagaaaacgcTGATATAAAGTCCATTTGGATATTGTCATATTCCTCTTTCCTTAACACTTAACTGTCTTGATTAAGATCAAGGGGTAGATCATcagaataaaaccacagaaatgcaTCACACAGCTTCCCCCATTATGATATTTACAGAGAGGCAAATGAAATACGATTTCTGTTGAGGGCGGAATTGAAGATGCAGAAAGTGCAGCCAAATGCCTCCTGCTGGCTCTTCCAGAACAAAAACAAGGTTAATCGTCTTTCTTGCCTTTGGGGTCTGATAGATTTAAAGCCTTAGCACAAATCTGTCTAGTCAGTGTAAGCAGATTTCACAGATGCAGGTGAAAATGGCAACAAAATAATTACTTTACATGCTGACTGCCTCTGGAGATTATTGGTCAaacactgctgctgctcttgttttgtttatagattccacatgtaagtggactcACATGGTagttttctttctccgcctggcatatttcacttagcataatactatCCAGGTCTATTCATGTTGTTTGaaatagcaagatttctttctttttttatgactgaagtaacagaaaattaataaaataaataggtaaagcATTCTTAAGTGTACCAAAATGAGATTAAAGATGACACAGAGGGGACATAAAGCAAAATAGAGGTGATCAAGATAATGGGACACTAAATCTTTTCATCAATGTTAAATAGACACACtagtgataaaaacaaaaaaacagactcagagattcTGAGAAgggattggtggttaccatggcaTGGGGATAGAATGGGTGGATGAAacagaaggagataaagaggcacacaaTCTCCATCATAATATACAGTAattacagggatgaaagtactgcATAGAAAATGTAGTCAGAAGTTCTGTTAAACCTTCTATATTGACATGGTAACTACACTAGCtgggctgaggatttaataagcATAATTCATAGTGTTGAATCACTTTGCTGTataattgaaataaatattatatcaTACATCAGttatactacaataaaaaatcTGTATAGGAATTGTCGATGTCGTCCCATCCTGACTATCCAGGGTACAGCAATTCCTTGTATAATACTCTACTGATTCCATATAAAATACCACCACAAAAGTGATCTCTCCTTAGAATAAAATTAGCTTTTCTTTAATCACATAATAACAGATCTAGTCTATATCCTCattgtgcgtgtatatatatatatctgtatgtataaaaacataaatatatataaaatattatatataaacacatataatataaatgcaatatatataatatctatgtataagtttttgtcccccTGACTGTAGTTTTTGTCTCCCTGACtctatttttcatttaacaaaacaTGGCTCTTCTGGGTACACAGTGGCATCTAGAATCAGCAGAACATTCTCTGATACTCTTGAACATTCTTGAAACAGAATGGATGGGAAATATCCTCACCAATGACTACGGGAGATACAGGTGACAAATTCAAAATTCCTTCTTCCTGATGACAGCAGAGAAAAACTCTGAGTAAATCTATCCCTCAGCATCATCTAAACTTTTTCATTCCTATTCGTTGAGTGTGGCAATTAAGTATAAACTGAGAAGATCTCAGTGGATACCTTGAGATGGGGCACATTTTTAGGTTCCATCCCTCAATTCTGAGTTCTCATAAGAGTGAAAGCAAAGGACTGACTTCACTATCTTTCTCAAAGTCAGTTTCATTCAAGAATAGCTGCTTTTTCCAAGACCAAGGTGCTTAATTATCTCCACAATTCCTGTGTGATTGCTGAGTTCTACGTTTCCTATTCAGCCACTTGCATTGGTTCAAAGTTAACTTTTGATTTCAAATGAGGTCATGGTTGTATAATTGGGGTGGGAATTAACTAAAAGAAATGGTCAAGGGAGAAAACATTCCCTCAGGGATCAGAGAACAACCTTACATTCCCCAGCCTTAGGACCACTCAGAAAGGTCACCTTTTATCCTAGCACTTTTCTGTCATGAGCATAACACAGCACCTCCGTGACTACTTCCACGTGGTACCTTTCTGTTCACTGATGTGTTAAAGCATCAAGGTTTCAGTGGAAAATACATTTGAATTGAAAATTAAACTCAGGAGCACATCTTAAGTCATGAATACTgttctattttcctttccttctattttcttttgtatttaacACTATCATATGTTATGTGTATAAAATATCAAGCAATATAGAAAAactgtaaattaaaatgaaacttgGCTCATCACTCGTCCCCCCAGGGAGCGTGGAGGCACAGGTGTGCCAGGAGCTCCTCTAACACACAGCCTGGGAATCTGCACACGTGTGAAAGTGCTTCCCCTGACACTCACCATGAATGATCCACAGGCTAACTTtttacacataaatatatttcatttggtttcctctttttttctaacaGCATATTGTTAAGTGTTATGGTGAttcaatattttgttttgaagtccatctCCATGATCATAtgacattaagattagcataaTTTTATTGCTTTGTCTCCCTGCATGCATGCACAGATGCTTAAGAAAGTCTTCTGAAATATTACTGTACCAAGTGtatgaatatttaaattttcattgaCTCTTCAAAAATGCCTCCAAAAATGTTTGCAAGGGTATATTATAACTGCATGCTCAACAGCTTTTCATTAACCTATGGATCTGATTGTGtaatattttaaacattgtttTCAATTTGTTAAAATACACCCAAGAAAATTTACCATTTCAACCCTATTTAAATATATAGGTAAGTGCCATTAATTTACATTGTTGAGCAACTGAAACTACCACCCACCTCTAAAGCTATTTTATCTTCCTCATTTGAATCTGCatacatgttaaaaaaaatatacatatatttatgccTATATCCCCAGCATCGGACACTTACCATTATgctttctctatgaatttgaatACTGTTGGTACCTCCTATAAGTGGATCATACATTACATTCCTGTCATCAATAGCTTGTTTCTCTTCTCATAAAGTCTCCAATTTCCTCCATATTGAAGAATGCATCAAGATCCCTTTCCTTTTTGATTCTTAATAATATCTGATATTTATACACTataattattattcattcataaatTGTTGGACATTTGAGGAGAtccaccttttggttattgtgaataatgttgacATTATCATCGGTGTACAAATGTCTATTCATATTCCTTTTTCCAATATTTCTGGGCATACAGCCACGAGT
It contains:
- the LOC118935013 gene encoding olfactory receptor 14A16-like → MGFPDAQGLQSLCAALFFLIYLAALMGNLLIITLTTMDQRLRSPMYFFLKNLSLIDICYLSVTVPKSLLNSLAGSHSISFVGCAAQVFLLICFAGTEFALLLVMSYDRHAAICRPLHYETVMSRGACVQMVTASWVSGCGYGSLHAAGTFSVLFCGPNIVHQFFCDVPSLLALSCSGEQILEHVFLIFSCCFVFLCFILLVVSYVYIFSTVLRIPSAQGRFKTFSTCMPHLTVVTLFLSSGFIAYLGSTSKASTSLNLFLSVLYSLLPPSLNPVIYSFRNKDMKVALSKILGEKMIPKL